A stretch of DNA from Fibrobacter succinogenes:
GTAAAGCTCTTGTCAGCATAGACCGTGATAACGACCGGAACAATCATGCCCTTGTCGTTCTGGGTCTTAGCGTTAAACTGTTTGCAGAACTCCATGATGTTCACACCCTTCTGACCAAGGGCAGGACCTACCGGAGGAGCTGGGTTAGCTGCACCACCGGGAATCTGGAGCTTAATATAACCTGTGATTTTCTTTGCCACTGTATTGTCTCCGTTTCAAAAACCGTCTCAATTATGCGTCAGCGGATTCGACTTGGTTAAAAGCGAGTTCGACAGGAGTAGAACGACCAAAAACGGAAACCATGACCTTAATCTTGTTTTCCATAATTTCGTCTACCACGCCCACAAAGCCCTTGAACGGACCTTCCTTGATGCAGACATTTTCGCCAATTGTGTACGGAATTTGGATCTCGCCTTCGATGGAGTTTTCAGGATCAACTCCCAAGAGGCGATCGACCTCGCTCTGACGAAGCGGAATAGGTACTCGAGAAGCGCGAGTCATTCCGCCAAAATGGGTGACACCATTGATGGTAGACACCAGGTGCTGGGTGAGCTCGTCCAGCTCCATTTCAATAATAATATATGCAGGAAACAAATTTTGGACGCTAACACGACGCTTACCGCGAACGTTGGAAACAACTTCGCGGATAGGTACGAGTATACGTCCAAATTTATCTTGAACGCCTTCGCGCTCAATCATTTGCTCAAGGCGTTTCTTGATATTGTTTTCTTGACCGGTAAAGGTGTGTACTGCATACCACTGCATGGACATACATTAACCTCTACCCATAATGAAATTTACAATCCAAGAGAGCGCAAAATCGAGCCCTGCAATATAGAATCCCATAATAACGCTGAAGAGCATTACGACAAGAGTAGAACCCTTAAGTTCTTCCCAGGTGGGCCAAGTAACCTGTTTCAGTT
This window harbors:
- the nusG gene encoding transcription termination/antitermination protein NusG; the protein is MSMQWYAVHTFTGQENNIKKRLEQMIEREGVQDKFGRILVPIREVVSNVRGKRRVSVQNLFPAYIIIEMELDELTQHLVSTINGVTHFGGMTRASRVPIPLRQSEVDRLLGVDPENSIEGEIQIPYTIGENVCIKEGPFKGFVGVVDEIMENKIKVMVSVFGRSTPVELAFNQVESADA
- the secE gene encoding preprotein translocase subunit SecE, which codes for MRKVQQYVSESVQELKQVTWPTWEELKGSTLVVMLFSVIMGFYIAGLDFALSWIVNFIMGRG